A DNA window from Arachis duranensis cultivar V14167 chromosome 3, aradu.V14167.gnm2.J7QH, whole genome shotgun sequence contains the following coding sequences:
- the LOC107480393 gene encoding uncharacterized protein LOC107480393, with amino-acid sequence MSDIAMLVAEEYEKRTKILKKDNHGAVGDGDIIRVSGASVLASKLKEEKNRVLKWFSEFEPKSQFGVAASDSFFSA; translated from the coding sequence ATGTCTGACATTGCTATGTTGGTGGCGGAGGAGTACGAGAAGCGAACCAAGATTCTGAAAAAGGATAATCACGGTGCCGTTGGAGACGGAGATATTATCAGGGTTTCTGGTGCTTCTGTATTGGCGTCCAAGCTGAAAGAGGAGAAGAACAGGGTTCTCAAATGGTTTTCAGAGTTCGAACCCAAATCACAGTTTGGTGTGGCTGCTTCTGATAGCTTCTTCTCTGcttga